A region of Caldisalinibacter kiritimatiensis DNA encodes the following proteins:
- a CDS encoding CD3337/EF1877 family mobilome membrane protein: MFNAAIGKFMYNWRLIVNTLLIFAVAFSFFAAPTFFIDMINNFSQELSGEVLAKTATITTGRSVTADDAVVHLGNSFWEMTVVKQWQLIQFGDTEIGRREMDDFLSKNPDSKSRKELANDMAKTNDLFKPTGTITRSVMVLFVGIIVLVLNIFVGIIAAITAALQFAAIISAIVMILAFAISLLPNMGFNVALHSLYNTFGFLLGKIGMAVLLSMYFAISSVIYGLSSEYGWMMVTLLQVILIATIILFRKKIFGFLQSVTSGQQAAINNIH; encoded by the coding sequence ATATTTAATGCAGCAATAGGAAAGTTCATGTATAATTGGAGGTTGATAGTTAATACTTTATTGATATTTGCAGTAGCATTTAGTTTTTTCGCAGCTCCTACATTTTTTATTGATATGATAAATAACTTTTCACAAGAATTATCAGGTGAAGTATTAGCAAAAACAGCAACAATAACAACTGGCAGAAGTGTAACAGCGGATGATGCAGTAGTACATCTTGGAAATTCATTTTGGGAAATGACAGTAGTAAAACAATGGCAACTAATCCAATTTGGAGACACAGAAATTGGAAGAAGAGAGATGGATGATTTTTTGAGCAAGAATCCAGATAGTAAGTCTAGAAAAGAGCTTGCTAATGATATGGCAAAAACAAACGACCTTTTTAAACCTACAGGAACAATAACGAGGTCCGTAATGGTTTTATTTGTAGGGATAATAGTATTAGTACTTAATATATTCGTAGGAATAATAGCAGCAATAACTGCAGCTCTGCAGTTTGCAGCTATTATTTCAGCTATAGTAATGATACTAGCTTTTGCTATATCGCTTCTTCCGAATATGGGCTTTAATGTAGCATTACATAGTCTTTATAATACATTTGGTTTTCTACTAGGCAAGATAGGAATGGCTGTACTTTTATCAATGTACTTCGCAATAAGCTCAGTTATATATGGATTGTCTAGTGAATACGGTTGGATGATGGTTACTCTTCTTCAAGTTATATTAATTGCAACTATTATTTTGTTTAGAAAGAAAATATTTGGATTTTTACAATCGGTAACTTCAGGTCAACAAGCAGCTATAAACAACATTCATTAA